Proteins co-encoded in one Sulfurimonas sp. HSL1-2 genomic window:
- a CDS encoding tyrosine-type recombinase/integrase produces MTKADLGRYRLDFLDYLLDIRGYSDLTVKSYDEALREALPKVEWTVESGVAVIDLMPFRLLIASQRPRTIAKKLSAWRSYVAYLKKQGLSVELRSDESIKVPKTLPKPVSHTHIMEALAVAEPTERMVVTLLYTLGLRLSELYGLRLDRIGREWVRIRGKGDKVRDVPLTQAAGEVIAMHQKACSPRTFLCECNGRRLSENSLRYLVNRAFARVGLKVTPHQLRHAYATELLNHDARIADVSELLGHASMATTQIYTKLGSALKMKHYRTAHPLCKETDGTG; encoded by the coding sequence ATGACCAAAGCCGACCTCGGCCGATACCGCCTTGACTTCCTTGACTATCTGCTGGATATCCGGGGCTATTCGGACCTGACGGTCAAGAGCTACGACGAAGCGCTGCGGGAGGCGCTTCCAAAGGTGGAGTGGACGGTGGAGTCCGGTGTCGCGGTCATCGACCTGATGCCCTTTCGTCTGCTGATCGCTTCGCAGAGACCCAGGACGATCGCCAAAAAGCTCAGCGCCTGGCGCAGTTACGTCGCCTACCTCAAAAAACAGGGGCTTTCCGTCGAACTCCGTTCGGATGAGAGCATCAAAGTCCCCAAGACCCTCCCCAAGCCCGTTTCCCACACCCATATTATGGAAGCGTTAGCCGTGGCCGAGCCGACCGAGCGGATGGTTGTAACGCTGCTCTATACCCTCGGGCTGCGCCTCTCAGAGCTCTACGGACTCCGGCTTGACCGGATCGGCCGGGAGTGGGTCCGCATCCGGGGGAAGGGCGACAAGGTCCGAGACGTGCCGCTGACGCAGGCGGCTGGCGAGGTAATTGCAATGCATCAAAAAGCGTGTTCCCCGCGCACATTCCTTTGCGAGTGTAACGGCAGGCGTTTAAGCGAAAATAGTTTAAGATACCTCGTCAACAGGGCATTTGCGCGGGTCGGCCTGAAGGTGACCCCGCATCAGTTACGCCATGCGTATGCGACTGAACTGCTCAATCATGATGCCCGGATTGCCGACGTCAGCGAACTGCTGGGCCATGCGTCGATGGCAACGACGCAGATCTATACGAAGCTGGGCAGCGCCCTGAAAATGAAGCATTACCGGACGGCCCATCCGCTATGCAAGGAGACCGATGGCACTGGCTGA
- a CDS encoding lysophospholipid acyltransferase family protein, whose amino-acid sequence MAAKKKRQSFKKALLQKLGLWLIPPVGALLIRVIFHTSKKRFNLPAHVPEDPVIFAFWHGDLLLMPYLYYRFRETPNANVLISDHFDGRIIAQVMRFFRLGTIHGSSNRNAAKVLIAAMRTLKAGADIGITPDGPRGPRYEVADGIVAMAQKTGAQVIVFSCVPSRCWRLKSWDRFVIPKPFGRLTFYASEPIDLKGLGMDTAKEMVKSKLMEHALE is encoded by the coding sequence ATGGCAGCGAAAAAGAAGCGACAGTCGTTCAAAAAAGCGCTGCTTCAGAAGCTGGGCCTCTGGCTCATCCCCCCGGTCGGCGCCCTGCTGATCCGCGTGATCTTCCATACGTCGAAAAAACGTTTCAACCTCCCGGCTCACGTCCCCGAAGACCCCGTCATTTTCGCGTTCTGGCACGGGGATCTGCTGCTGATGCCCTACCTCTACTACCGCTTCCGCGAAACCCCCAACGCCAATGTCCTTATCTCGGACCATTTCGACGGCCGGATCATTGCACAGGTGATGCGTTTCTTCCGGCTGGGAACGATCCACGGCTCCTCCAACCGCAATGCCGCCAAGGTGCTGATCGCAGCGATGCGGACGCTCAAAGCGGGGGCGGATATCGGGATCACGCCCGACGGCCCCCGCGGACCGCGCTATGAAGTGGCCGACGGGATCGTTGCCATGGCGCAGAAAACCGGGGCACAAGTGATTGTTTTCAGCTGTGTGCCGAGCCGCTGCTGGCGGCTGAAGAGCTGGGACCGCTTTGTGATTCCCAAACCCTTCGGCCGGCTGACGTTTTATGCTTCCGAACCGATCGATCTGAAAGGGCTGGGGATGGATACGGCCAAAGAGATGGTAAAATCAAAGCTGATGGAACACGCGCTGGAGTAG
- the tilS gene encoding tRNA lysidine(34) synthetase TilS gives MLDAQTLPLLAKGKNLLAFSAGIDSTALFYLLLHEKIPFDIAHVNYHTREQSDAEAAHARALAAQYGKQCYVYDSGEILENFEAEARRIRYGFFDTLMEAHGYDVLLTAHQLDDRLEWLLMQLCKGAGLPELLGVAPVTGRDGYRLVRPLLGTSKNELRAWLDSRGYRYFEDASNRDPRHTRNRFRTQHAAPLLEQYRSGIRNSLEFLNRDAAALPPLPVPVIDLDFLMLIGPLERSALMRAVDRWLKRQGYLLRQGEKERMLSEDSLVLGRRYALSITPRCTIVTPIADTSMPKSFRESCRVLGIGAAVRPYLYAHPDHFTAVREKLAAAAGEAKR, from the coding sequence ATGCTTGATGCCCAAACCCTTCCGCTCCTAGCGAAGGGGAAAAATCTGCTGGCGTTCTCCGCCGGTATTGATTCCACCGCCCTCTTTTACCTGCTGCTGCACGAAAAGATCCCTTTCGATATCGCCCACGTCAACTACCATACCCGCGAACAGAGCGATGCAGAGGCCGCCCATGCCCGTGCGCTCGCTGCACAGTACGGCAAACAGTGCTACGTTTATGACAGCGGCGAGATCCTCGAAAACTTCGAAGCGGAGGCCCGCCGCATCCGCTACGGCTTCTTCGACACTTTGATGGAGGCACACGGTTATGATGTCCTGCTGACGGCACACCAGCTCGACGACCGGCTGGAGTGGCTGCTGATGCAGCTGTGCAAAGGTGCCGGGCTCCCCGAACTGCTGGGAGTGGCACCTGTCACTGGCCGGGATGGCTACCGGCTGGTCCGTCCCCTGCTGGGTACCAGCAAAAACGAGCTTCGGGCCTGGCTGGATTCGCGCGGATACCGCTACTTTGAAGACGCTTCCAACCGCGACCCGCGCCACACGCGTAACCGTTTCCGTACGCAGCATGCCGCACCGCTGCTTGAACAGTACCGCAGCGGCATCCGAAACTCCCTTGAATTTCTCAACCGCGATGCCGCGGCCCTGCCGCCGCTGCCCGTACCTGTCATTGATTTGGACTTCTTGATGTTGATCGGGCCGCTGGAGCGTTCGGCACTCATGCGTGCCGTTGACCGCTGGCTGAAGCGGCAGGGATATCTGCTAAGACAGGGGGAAAAAGAGCGGATGCTTTCCGAAGACAGCCTGGTGCTGGGACGCCGCTATGCCCTGAGCATCACGCCGCGCTGCACCATCGTGACGCCGATAGCAGACACCAGCATGCCCAAATCATTCCGGGAATCATGCCGGGTACTAGGCATCGGGGCAGCCGTCCGCCCCTATCTTTATGCCCACCCGGATCATTTTACTGCAGTGCGGGAGAAACTGGCTGCTGCAGCAGGTGAAGCGAAAAGATAA